The Deltaproteobacteria bacterium genome window below encodes:
- a CDS encoding protein kinase, whose product MRPALARDPAQRRSWGRPSAQHPAEVAPQGAGSPAAARRDRACARDRATGLARRRHSSHRRANPAILSPDSRGVRAPWGHRAQAPWSPALNVPTQFGPYLLLERISVGGMAEVYKAKEYGVEGFERTVAVKRILPHVAEDDEFIAMFKDEAKIAVQLNHGNIAQIYNLGNEQDSFYIALEYINGRDLRAIFQKCQQQARPMPVAQACYVIMKICEGLDYAHNKKDKYNRELNIVHRDVSPPNILVSFEGEVKLIDFGVAKAAGRASRTQAGILKGKFGYMSPEQVRGMPLDRRSDVFSVGVVLFEVLTGNRLFQAETDFATLEKVRAVDVPRPSSLNPEIPKPLENIIYKALAREPEQRYQSAIELHDELQAFMFAQGLFYSRKDLAAWMRQQYAREIELEKEKAAAPTPPPVESGGRRKTMMMGPSAGATPPPPPPAGGRKGPPPPPGATPSPPPPPRGGTPAAPPRPPGATGPTPTVEAADEDGRPRKAVKRKTMVMTTARPNLPPPPGGGGPPKPRPRPAPAAVAAPGGAAPAPAVPPPQAARDGGDPPTVPMTPPKPRPNGAPRPNKATQSYAATAAAPSGDFDWDDEELETRLFGDNDPAAPPLPDGMPMPPRENDRPGQVGGELDAAIDIDLSEPPTLASPSVTVVPSAAPIGPMPGRTMAPMPVSAPTMPMGAAPQMVPPPTHNPFPQAPGQPMAFAPSTATMPMPAMQMPPPMQQQGMGPTGTQHMPQFAPPPTAMRPMPPQGFDDDMPRKSSAGLFVGIALGAVALIGAGFGGVYLYSKYRTSSSAAAGASTATAGTSPDAPVTTIAAARSGMTIQTTPSDAKLEVDGKVIDGTSPFVVSDLTAGAHTVKVSRDGFLPFERQVDLGAGGLSLPVSLQHRDVTLLLEVDPPGATMSLIVGGKAYVMGQSGAQYKILRDGAATYQIEAIAKGYLSERRDLEFTGEPSQKIKVALARDTAVAVVTPPPVADPGTPVADPGSGTPVPATPSKPPTARPKPPTSKPPKPRETPTAPTAAKTSTLVIGTNAGVVSAQVFVDGKLVGNTPVGGLKVTPGVHKVKWKWPDREYSESVQAVDGQTHRVRGG is encoded by the coding sequence ATGCGGCCCGCGCTCGCACGTGACCCGGCGCAAAGGCGCTCGTGGGGGCGCCCGTCGGCGCAGCACCCGGCCGAGGTGGCCCCGCAGGGCGCGGGCTCGCCCGCGGCCGCGCGACGCGACCGCGCGTGCGCTCGAGACCGTGCGACCGGCCTCGCGCGTCGACGTCATTCGAGCCATCGGCGGGCAAATCCCGCTATACTGTCGCCCGACTCACGCGGGGTGCGCGCTCCGTGGGGTCATCGCGCGCAAGCCCCTTGGAGTCCGGCGTTGAACGTCCCCACGCAGTTCGGTCCGTACCTGCTGCTCGAACGCATCAGCGTCGGCGGCATGGCGGAGGTCTACAAGGCCAAGGAGTACGGCGTCGAAGGCTTCGAACGCACCGTGGCCGTGAAGCGCATCCTCCCGCACGTCGCGGAGGATGACGAGTTCATCGCGATGTTCAAGGACGAGGCGAAGATCGCCGTCCAGCTGAACCACGGCAACATCGCGCAGATCTACAACCTCGGTAACGAGCAAGACAGCTTTTACATCGCGCTCGAATACATCAACGGGCGAGACCTCCGCGCCATCTTCCAGAAGTGCCAGCAGCAAGCGCGACCCATGCCGGTCGCGCAGGCCTGCTACGTCATCATGAAGATCTGCGAGGGCCTCGACTACGCGCACAACAAGAAGGACAAGTACAACCGCGAGCTCAACATCGTGCACCGCGATGTGAGCCCGCCGAACATCCTGGTCTCGTTCGAGGGCGAGGTGAAGCTCATCGACTTCGGCGTGGCCAAGGCCGCCGGTCGGGCCTCGCGGACGCAGGCGGGCATCCTCAAGGGCAAGTTCGGCTACATGTCGCCCGAGCAGGTGCGCGGCATGCCGCTCGATCGCCGCAGCGACGTGTTCTCGGTCGGCGTGGTGTTGTTCGAGGTGCTCACGGGCAACCGGCTGTTCCAGGCCGAGACCGACTTCGCGACCCTCGAGAAGGTTCGCGCGGTCGATGTGCCGCGACCGAGCTCGCTCAACCCCGAGATCCCCAAGCCGCTCGAGAACATCATCTACAAGGCGCTCGCGCGCGAGCCGGAGCAGCGCTACCAGTCGGCGATCGAGCTGCACGACGAGCTCCAGGCCTTCATGTTCGCGCAGGGCCTCTTCTACAGCCGCAAGGACCTCGCGGCGTGGATGCGCCAGCAGTACGCCCGCGAGATCGAGCTCGAGAAGGAGAAGGCGGCTGCGCCCACGCCTCCGCCGGTCGAGTCGGGTGGCCGCCGCAAGACGATGATGATGGGCCCGAGCGCCGGCGCGACCCCGCCGCCGCCGCCGCCCGCCGGTGGCCGCAAAGGGCCGCCGCCGCCGCCCGGCGCGACCCCGTCGCCGCCACCACCACCGCGTGGTGGCACCCCGGCAGCGCCCCCACGTCCGCCCGGCGCCACCGGCCCCACGCCGACGGTCGAGGCCGCCGACGAGGACGGTCGTCCGCGCAAGGCGGTCAAGCGCAAGACGATGGTCATGACCACCGCGCGGCCGAACCTCCCGCCGCCGCCCGGTGGTGGTGGGCCGCCGAAGCCGAGGCCACGCCCGGCACCCGCCGCGGTCGCAGCCCCCGGCGGTGCCGCGCCGGCCCCCGCCGTGCCGCCGCCGCAGGCTGCCCGTGACGGTGGCGATCCGCCGACGGTGCCGATGACGCCGCCCAAGCCGCGGCCCAACGGCGCACCGCGGCCGAACAAGGCCACGCAGAGCTACGCCGCGACCGCGGCGGCCCCCTCGGGCGACTTCGACTGGGACGACGAGGAGCTCGAGACCCGGCTGTTCGGCGACAACGATCCGGCCGCACCACCGCTGCCCGACGGCATGCCGATGCCGCCGCGCGAGAACGATCGACCGGGCCAGGTCGGTGGTGAGCTCGATGCGGCGATCGACATCGATCTGTCGGAGCCGCCGACGCTGGCCAGCCCGAGCGTCACGGTGGTGCCTTCGGCCGCGCCAATCGGGCCGATGCCGGGGCGCACCATGGCCCCGATGCCGGTGTCGGCACCGACGATGCCGATGGGCGCGGCGCCGCAGATGGTCCCGCCGCCGACCCACAATCCGTTCCCGCAGGCGCCGGGTCAGCCGATGGCGTTCGCGCCATCGACCGCGACCATGCCGATGCCGGCGATGCAGATGCCACCGCCGATGCAGCAGCAGGGCATGGGTCCGACCGGCACCCAGCACATGCCGCAGTTCGCTCCGCCGCCCACGGCGATGCGGCCGATGCCGCCGCAAGGCTTCGACGACGACATGCCGCGCAAGAGCAGCGCGGGCCTGTTCGTCGGCATCGCCCTCGGTGCGGTGGCGTTGATCGGCGCCGGCTTCGGCGGCGTGTACCTCTACTCCAAGTACCGCACGTCGAGCTCCGCCGCCGCCGGGGCGAGCACCGCCACCGCCGGCACCAGCCCGGATGCACCGGTGACGACCATCGCCGCGGCCCGCTCGGGCATGACGATCCAGACCACGCCGTCGGACGCCAAGCTCGAGGTCGACGGCAAGGTCATCGACGGCACCTCGCCGTTCGTGGTGTCGGACCTGACCGCGGGCGCCCACACCGTGAAGGTCAGCCGCGACGGCTTCCTCCCATTCGAGCGCCAGGTGGACCTCGGCGCGGGTGGGCTCAGCCTGCCGGTCTCGCTGCAGCACCGCGACGTGACGCTGCTGCTCGAGGTCGACCCGCCGGGCGCCACGATGAGCCTCATCGTCGGCGGCAAGGCCTACGTGATGGGGCAGAGCGGCGCGCAGTACAAGATCCTGCGCGACGGCGCCGCGACCTACCAGATCGAGGCGATCGCGAAGGGCTACCTCAGCGAGCGACGTGACCTCGAGTTCACGGGCGAGCCTTCGCAGAAGATCAAGGTCGCGCTCGCGCGCGACACCGCGGTCGCCGTGGTCACGCCGCCGCCGGTCGCCGACCCGGGTACGCCGGTCGCGGACCCCGGCAGTGGGACGCCGGTGCCGGCGACGCCGAGCAAGCCACCGACCGCGCGGCCCAAGCCGCCGACCTCGAAGCCGCCCAAGCCCCGCGAGACGCCGACCGCACCGACGGCGGCGAAGACCTCGACGTTGGTCATCGGTACCAACGCCGGCGTGGTCTCGGCGCAGGTGTTCGTCGACGGCAAGCTGGTCGGCAACACGCCGGTCGGCGGCCTCAAGGTCACGCCGGGCGTCCACAAGGTGAAGTGGAAGTGGCCCGACCGCGAGTACTCCGAGAGCGTGCAGGCGGTCGACGGGCAGACCCACCGCGTGCGCGGCGGCTGA
- a CDS encoding HAMP domain-containing histidine kinase, which produces MSESPVAATDRAPPLGELIDAALLARCLAPWRIHGVEALAVFDAAGQVHAKVGDEAGVAASWEQLPPEAAAALRRAGPPRFGVGDHVCEVSPLFAGSDRVGALVLVRRAHAQHDDGLQPAILTAVGQILQSAYAAWVTSELHLQTSASAWRAMAQQNAELQRAVEHLRQLDELKGNFLATVSHELRTPLTSVISFSKMLLEGIAGELNAEQTDYVRTILSRGEELLALITHVLEMSQLEAGAVRLALRPHAVAELVGKAIEAVTLPASAAEVQVRAELPPLPAVLVDAEKLHRVLVNLLGNAIKFSPRGTTVVVRAATAPIRRPFEEETLFGEEAHDAVRLSVVDRGVGIAPDQLSRVFEAFYQVDSGPTRRHGGAGLGLSIVRNLVRAHGGEAWACSGEGGGTIMHFTVPLASPQAAPGE; this is translated from the coding sequence ATGAGCGAGTCGCCGGTGGCCGCCACCGATCGTGCGCCGCCGCTGGGCGAGCTGATCGATGCCGCCCTGCTGGCCCGCTGCCTGGCGCCGTGGCGCATCCACGGCGTCGAGGCGCTGGCGGTGTTCGACGCCGCCGGCCAGGTCCACGCCAAGGTCGGCGACGAAGCAGGCGTCGCGGCGAGCTGGGAGCAGCTGCCGCCCGAGGCTGCGGCCGCGCTGCGTCGCGCCGGTCCGCCGCGCTTCGGCGTCGGTGACCACGTGTGCGAGGTGAGCCCGCTGTTCGCCGGCAGCGACCGCGTGGGCGCGCTGGTGCTCGTGCGTCGCGCCCACGCCCAGCACGACGACGGCCTGCAGCCGGCGATCCTCACCGCGGTGGGGCAGATCCTGCAGTCGGCGTACGCGGCGTGGGTGACCTCCGAGCTCCACCTGCAGACCAGCGCGAGCGCGTGGCGGGCGATGGCGCAGCAGAACGCGGAGCTGCAGCGGGCCGTCGAGCACCTGCGCCAGCTCGACGAGCTCAAGGGCAATTTCCTCGCCACGGTCTCCCACGAGCTGCGCACGCCGTTGACGTCGGTGATCAGCTTCTCCAAGATGCTGCTCGAGGGCATCGCGGGCGAGCTCAATGCCGAGCAGACCGACTACGTCCGCACGATCCTGAGCCGCGGCGAGGAGCTGCTCGCGCTCATCACCCACGTGCTCGAGATGTCGCAGCTCGAGGCCGGCGCCGTGCGCCTGGCGCTGCGGCCCCACGCCGTCGCCGAGCTGGTCGGCAAGGCCATCGAAGCGGTCACGCTGCCGGCCTCCGCCGCCGAGGTGCAGGTGCGCGCCGAGCTGCCGCCGCTGCCCGCGGTGCTGGTCGATGCCGAGAAGCTCCATCGCGTGCTGGTGAACCTGCTGGGCAACGCCATCAAGTTCTCGCCGCGCGGCACCACGGTGGTCGTGCGGGCCGCGACCGCGCCGATTCGGCGCCCGTTCGAGGAGGAGACGCTCTTCGGCGAGGAGGCCCACGACGCGGTGCGACTGAGCGTGGTGGACCGCGGCGTCGGGATCGCCCCGGATCAGCTCTCGCGGGTGTTCGAGGCCTTCTACCAGGTCGACTCGGGGCCCACGCGTCGCCATGGCGGTGCCGGGCTCGGGTTGTCGATCGTGCGCAACCTCGTCCGCGCCCACGGCGGCGAGGCGTGGGCCTGCAGCGGCGAGGGTGGCGGCACGATCATGCACTTCACGGTGCCGCTCGCGTCGCCACAGGCTGCGCCCGGCGAGTGA